From Paenibacillus segetis, one genomic window encodes:
- a CDS encoding PdaC/SigV domain-containing protein yields the protein MKLKTMMMFKILTIWITVFLLGSLLFFPAGISKVWATEESGQTQMVTVTLDGKPLKQQGIQGKEGVLVPLELIRKGLKLPVKYDAKSKQYTIKRQNVIVQLQPTESGANATVNGSTQILPYEWKVIGDKPYVSVKVLTDHLGYTSSWNEESKTLNLVPHRMNDIKVSTRTINESIPEATIKVQYPQVSGLRSKEAEKKINTLLQSKADTFVKDALKEAKESQPSPNGSKYEYQANYTVTYNRNGVLSILEQTYAYTGGAHGNSVRDGLNFRLSDGKLLTLDELLRANPKYREIVDPAIKKKFEETEGYFGNFTTVGPNPSYYLKDDGVVIFFQLYEYVPYVNGFAEFYFPFTELLPAGANPFDFKD from the coding sequence AGGTATGGGCAACAGAGGAATCTGGACAGACTCAGATGGTTACCGTCACCTTAGACGGAAAGCCTCTCAAGCAGCAGGGTATTCAAGGCAAAGAGGGTGTATTAGTTCCATTGGAGTTAATTCGGAAGGGATTGAAGCTTCCTGTTAAATACGATGCTAAGAGTAAGCAGTATACGATTAAAAGACAAAATGTAATCGTACAGCTTCAGCCTACAGAAAGTGGGGCTAATGCTACGGTTAACGGGAGTACGCAGATTCTACCGTACGAATGGAAGGTGATTGGGGATAAGCCATATGTTTCGGTTAAAGTACTGACCGACCATTTAGGATATACATCTTCGTGGAATGAAGAATCGAAGACACTGAATTTGGTACCGCATCGTATGAATGATATTAAGGTGAGCACACGGACAATTAACGAGTCGATTCCAGAGGCAACGATTAAGGTGCAATATCCACAGGTCAGCGGCTTGCGCAGCAAAGAAGCTGAGAAGAAGATCAATACATTACTTCAGTCTAAGGCTGATACTTTTGTAAAGGATGCACTCAAAGAAGCCAAAGAGAGCCAGCCCTCTCCAAATGGGAGTAAGTATGAATATCAGGCAAATTACACCGTGACCTACAATAGAAATGGTGTACTGAGCATTCTAGAGCAGACCTATGCTTACACAGGAGGAGCGCACGGAAATAGTGTTCGTGATGGACTAAATTTCCGTTTGAGTGATGGAAAATTACTGACGTTGGATGAATTGCTTCGTGCTAATCCTAAGTATCGCGAGATCGTCGATCCCGCTATTAAGAAGAAGTTCGAAGAGACTGAAGGTTATTTTGGCAACTTCACCACGGTTGGGCCTAACCCATCTTACTACTTAAAAGATGATGGTGTCGTTATCTTCTTCCAGTTGTATGAGTATGTACCTTACGTTAACGGTTTTGCTGAATTTTACTTCCCGTTTACAGAGTTACTACCGGCGGGGGCTAATCCTTTTGACTTTAAAGACTGA
- a CDS encoding HAD family hydrolase, translating into MGEVDAAMIQYLWFDLGYTLVKTNREEVYQKTLERFEAIRTLDEITMAYHQADKLFMREYQGVLGKDSRVFMPWYTGTLNYFLQLSLPIEEVIQVHMVMTKEQPVQWQAFDFTKTTLRHLRELGYKLGLISNWNHTAREVLTRNGLEEEFDEIIISSEVGVEKPDSAIFELAFAKGNVTAGQSLYIGDNYYDDVMGCQKVGMNCLLINPYEKQGIEELDYKHVVSSIQDVVSYLGHSQVPLEIK; encoded by the coding sequence ATGGGAGAAGTGGACGCAGCTATGATTCAGTACTTATGGTTCGACCTAGGATACACCTTGGTCAAGACAAATCGAGAAGAGGTCTATCAGAAGACGCTGGAAAGGTTTGAAGCCATCAGAACATTGGATGAAATTACGATGGCATATCATCAGGCAGATAAATTATTTATGAGAGAGTATCAAGGTGTTTTGGGTAAAGACAGCAGGGTGTTTATGCCTTGGTACACAGGTACTTTAAATTACTTCTTACAGCTCTCATTACCTATTGAAGAGGTAATCCAAGTTCACATGGTTATGACAAAGGAACAACCGGTTCAGTGGCAAGCTTTCGATTTCACCAAAACAACACTTCGTCATTTAAGAGAACTAGGCTATAAGCTGGGTTTAATCTCGAACTGGAATCATACGGCTCGTGAAGTGCTTACGCGCAACGGACTTGAAGAGGAATTCGATGAAATTATTATCTCTTCAGAAGTAGGGGTTGAGAAGCCTGATTCGGCGATTTTTGAATTGGCTTTCGCAAAAGGTAATGTAACAGCGGGGCAGTCCTTGTATATAGGTGACAATTATTATGATGATGTTATGGGTTGTCAGAAAGTTGGCATGAACTGTCTGTTGATTAATCCTTATGAGAAACAAGGTATCGAGGAATTAGACTACAAGCATGTAGTTTCTAGCATCCAAGACGTGGTCTCTTACTTGGGGCACTCTCAGGTTCCCCTTGAAATTAAATAG
- a CDS encoding MurR/RpiR family transcriptional regulator has protein sequence MATIKDRIQEQFETLSSGQKRVAHYIQNHMQEVALQSAHKIAMKSGVSEATVHRLAQALSYSSFSGMHQDIQQFVLRDQRAVNNFVHSTSQQEETWLEKHFTQEIENIRETMLQVDKAQIHQVVKSLLQADRIWVAGWRMGLSVTSFFSFVLKYMLGNCELIPQGGVAEYASYIQKNDVVFACGFPRYCTRTLKVSKLAKEQGATVIVLTDSDLSPFAKLADLTLLAKCKSTGFLDSYTASLSVVNAIINEISYLEKDRVKHNIEKMELMFQEFQDSFEWMSRTK, from the coding sequence ATGGCGACGATTAAGGATAGGATACAGGAGCAATTTGAAACGTTAAGTTCGGGGCAAAAAAGAGTAGCCCATTATATTCAGAATCATATGCAGGAAGTCGCGTTGCAATCAGCGCATAAGATCGCGATGAAATCGGGGGTTAGTGAGGCTACGGTTCATCGGTTAGCCCAAGCCCTTTCGTACTCTAGCTTTTCTGGAATGCATCAAGATATTCAGCAATTTGTGCTTAGGGATCAACGGGCCGTTAACAATTTTGTGCACTCAACAAGTCAGCAGGAGGAAACGTGGTTAGAGAAGCACTTTACACAGGAGATTGAGAATATTCGTGAAACGATGCTGCAGGTGGACAAGGCGCAGATTCATCAGGTGGTCAAGTCGCTGCTGCAAGCGGATCGGATATGGGTTGCTGGGTGGAGAATGGGCTTGTCCGTAACTTCATTTTTCAGTTTTGTTCTGAAATATATGTTAGGGAACTGTGAGTTGATTCCTCAAGGAGGTGTTGCGGAATACGCATCATATATTCAAAAAAATGATGTCGTGTTTGCATGCGGATTCCCAAGATATTGTACTAGAACATTAAAAGTATCCAAATTAGCGAAGGAACAAGGGGCAACAGTTATTGTACTTACGGATTCAGACCTCTCGCCATTCGCAAAGTTAGCTGATCTGACGCTATTGGCGAAATGCAAATCAACGGGTTTCTTAGATTCCTATACGGCTTCGCTCTCGGTAGTCAACGCAATTATTAATGAAATCTCTTATTTGGAGAAAGATCGGGTCAAGCACAACATCGAAAAGATGGAGCTTATGTTTCAGGAGTTCCAGGATAGTTTCGAGTGGATGAGTAGAACGAAGTGA
- a CDS encoding MBL fold metallo-hydrolase: protein MEFTVIGHWGAYPETNEATSGYLIEHKSSKVLLDCGSGVLSGLQNYVMLEDLDTVFITHLHADHIADMYSLEFATLILMQMGKRTTPLDIYVYCKDLTKLDFCYPEYVKVHPIDLQATVAIGDMTFTFSENIHDVPSCAVKVSSSEGKCLVYSGDTGYCQSIIEFSRGSDVLVLESSFYNVQKGLNNGHLTAGEAGDIAALAQTGQLILTHLPHYGDHNQLVMEASSHFDRQIQLAYCGMKLTI from the coding sequence ATGGAGTTTACAGTTATCGGTCATTGGGGAGCATACCCCGAGACAAATGAAGCCACTTCTGGCTATTTGATAGAGCATAAGAGCAGCAAAGTTTTGTTGGATTGTGGGAGTGGCGTGCTGTCGGGACTGCAAAATTATGTGATGCTTGAAGATTTGGATACGGTGTTCATTACCCATTTGCACGCAGATCATATTGCAGATATGTATAGCTTGGAATTTGCCACTCTGATTCTGATGCAGATGGGGAAGCGTACAACACCACTGGATATCTATGTCTATTGTAAGGATCTAACTAAGCTCGATTTTTGTTATCCGGAATATGTGAAGGTTCATCCCATTGATCTTCAGGCAACTGTTGCTATCGGGGACATGACCTTTACATTTTCTGAAAACATTCATGATGTTCCAAGTTGTGCGGTGAAAGTCAGCTCCTCGGAGGGTAAATGTCTTGTTTATTCCGGTGATACAGGGTATTGCCAGAGTATTATTGAGTTCTCGCGAGGTTCAGATGTACTAGTGCTGGAAAGTAGCTTCTACAATGTTCAAAAGGGTTTGAATAACGGTCATTTGACGGCTGGAGAAGCAGGGGATATTGCAGCTTTGGCACAGACTGGACAATTGATACTAACGCATCTCCCCCATTATGGAGATCATAACCAACTGGTAATGGAAGCCTCTAGCCATTTTGACAGACAGATTCAATTAGCTTATTGCGGTATGAAACTGACTATTTAA